From the genome of Sphingobacterium kitahiroshimense, one region includes:
- a CDS encoding RagB/SusD family nutrient uptake outer membrane protein, with the protein MKKIILNIGLALLFISCSDFLDLKPDKKMVVPELLEDCELLLNDYSTMNSGFPSLGEVASDNYYLTTASWQAISTLDERNTYVWNDAVMNTATSWQTTYKVIYQSNQVLETLSGINIDMGERLKYNELKGAAYFFRGFAFHQLLGIYTLPYEQGKASSTLGIPLRLKPDLDNAVQRASLKDSYQQVLSDYQSAINLLPPKGLLKGRPYKEAAFGGMARIYLEMNEYEKAYRYADSALQLNSELLDYNSLNSAVALPVQRFNREVLFQAITGNSSVLVQGAAKIDSVLYRSYDQNDLRKKILFKPNTGTSVGTYAFKGSYNNTAAGLFVGLTTAEMYLIRAEAAVRTGKVTQALLDLNFLLKNRWTKDLYVDFNATDETVILQKILMERRKELVFRGIRWSDLKRLNTEGKFPTTLKRVIDGQEYELEPGSLKYALLIPQDVIELGKLEQNKR; encoded by the coding sequence ATGAAAAAAATAATATTGAATATAGGACTGGCTTTGTTATTTATATCCTGCTCTGATTTTTTAGATCTGAAACCCGATAAGAAAATGGTAGTACCGGAGTTATTAGAAGACTGTGAGCTGCTGTTAAATGATTATTCTACTATGAATTCAGGATTTCCATCTTTAGGAGAAGTGGCATCTGATAATTATTATTTGACTACTGCGAGCTGGCAGGCAATCTCTACACTGGATGAGCGAAATACATATGTATGGAATGATGCTGTGATGAATACAGCTACTTCATGGCAAACAACTTACAAAGTTATTTATCAGAGTAATCAAGTTTTGGAAACATTGTCCGGCATAAATATAGACATGGGCGAGCGATTGAAATATAACGAATTGAAGGGTGCTGCATATTTTTTTAGAGGATTCGCATTTCACCAGCTACTTGGTATCTATACATTACCTTATGAACAGGGAAAGGCATCCTCTACCTTAGGAATTCCTTTAAGGTTAAAGCCTGATTTGGACAATGCGGTACAACGTGCTTCTTTAAAAGATAGCTATCAACAGGTGTTGTCAGATTATCAGTCGGCAATAAATCTTCTACCTCCAAAAGGTTTATTGAAGGGGAGACCTTATAAGGAAGCGGCCTTCGGCGGGATGGCCAGGATTTATCTGGAAATGAACGAATATGAAAAAGCATATCGATATGCTGATTCGGCTTTGCAGCTGAATTCGGAACTATTGGATTACAATTCTTTAAACAGTGCTGTTGCATTGCCTGTCCAGCGGTTTAACCGAGAAGTTTTATTTCAAGCTATTACTGGTAATAGCAGTGTTTTAGTGCAGGGAGCCGCTAAAATTGATTCTGTTTTATACCGATCATACGATCAGAATGATTTAAGGAAAAAGATTCTATTTAAACCCAATACAGGAACAAGTGTAGGAACTTACGCCTTTAAAGGATCTTACAATAATACTGCGGCTGGACTTTTTGTTGGGTTGACGACTGCTGAAATGTACCTGATCCGAGCTGAAGCTGCGGTGAGAACTGGGAAAGTGACTCAGGCGCTGCTGGATTTAAACTTTCTTCTGAAAAATCGCTGGACTAAAGATCTTTATGTAGATTTTAATGCTACAGACGAGACTGTGATTTTACAGAAGATTTTGATGGAAAGAAGGAAGGAATTGGTGTTCAGGGGGATTCGATGGTCTGATTTAAAGCGATTGAATACTGAAGGAAAATTTCCAACTACTTTGAAGAGAGTAATAGATGGTCAAGAATACGAATTGGAGCCCGGTAGTCTAAAATACGCGTTGCTGATTCCGCAGGATGTCATAGAATTAGGAAAGTTGGAACAAAATAAAAGATAA
- a CDS encoding SusC/RagA family TonB-linked outer membrane protein: MNTYIIYINKLWGYLRKLLKPRGADILLISKVLSVCLFMTFHMLSSAQTPRKDSGADGPKNHVLRGTVVSSIDNKPLDGVSVRVEAEKARTSTKKDGTFSLSVENLKGLVKFTYVGYKSQEINYTSGVSIIVKLIPEDNKLDEVEVVSTGYQKIPKERATGSFEFVDNKLFNRKVSTDFVSRLEDVVPSISTTKMRTDSRGKLLNLNVRGQSSMRSNVWPLIVLDGMPYQGDFNNINPNDIENITVLKDAAASSIWGAQSGNGVIVITTKKAQFNSSARLSFNSNFTIVDKPDLFYQPAMTSKDYIEAERYLFDKGAYDYKLDDIFNRLSPVLLLLKDARNNEISSTQLELELDKLKEIDSRKDFSKYIYRKAVKQQYSAQLTAGSAKFSNLFSVGFDKNLNQVVTSSNERLNLRNYFQMKPLNNLSFGIDMRVTEVKNKEFGYSNLNQYQLMFGGNYPYARLADENGNPVEVIGNGPLPAYQDTAGNGRLLSWKYFPLAELDQSSQQINTRENIINFDSKWEIIKGLNLYGLFSYRKSNSVDETLLGAESYYMRQLINSYAVYDDQSIKWNIPNGDKMSIYNSENTAQQGRLQVNYDIKWKDRHELNAIAGYEMRQNISKSNSSIYFGYNKDRLMYSPVDYVSQLPLANGYLGTSRIFAEMPLSHINNRFVSYFTNASYSFDAKYILSASARKDASNLFGVKSNNRGKPFWSVGASWVMSNESFIKDYDGIAYLKLRATYGHNGNINNNTAAYPIMSLQNQVHPITNLPYARIQSPPNPTLRWETVGMLNFGLDFATKDHRISGSIEYYRKTPRDLISSTRIDPTSGFTSLSVNSANLLGTGVDLSLQSKNVISRNFAWLSNVVFSYNRTKVTKSYLSNTRANNYIAGAGSIIQSPVEGGDLFGQYAFKWAGLDPETGKPQGYVDGAVSKDYAAIYNGTQIADADNMGSLVPLYFGALRNTFTFKNWEASFNISFQLGHVFMRHSFNDYMFWEYETGHKDYARRWQKPGDEKWTDVPAFNYPVDYNASMFYNYSSALVEKADQIKLRDFQLSYRFTSSKLIKNPQVYCYAQNLGTIWRANKFGIDPEYGISSPDALAVSLGLKFSL; the protein is encoded by the coding sequence ATGAACACATATATAATATATATAAACAAGCTCTGGGGATATCTCCGGAAGCTATTAAAGCCACGAGGAGCAGACATACTGCTGATCAGTAAGGTGCTCTCAGTGTGCTTATTCATGACCTTTCATATGTTGAGTAGTGCTCAGACGCCCCGCAAGGACAGCGGGGCTGATGGGCCTAAGAATCATGTGTTGCGCGGTACGGTTGTATCTTCTATAGATAACAAACCATTAGATGGCGTGTCGGTCCGAGTCGAAGCCGAAAAAGCTAGAACCTCTACCAAGAAAGATGGAACTTTCAGCCTTTCGGTCGAGAATCTGAAAGGTTTGGTGAAATTCACTTATGTCGGCTACAAAAGTCAAGAAATCAATTATACCTCAGGAGTATCAATAATCGTTAAATTGATACCTGAGGATAATAAACTTGACGAAGTGGAGGTGGTGTCGACTGGATATCAGAAAATTCCTAAAGAGCGTGCAACGGGAAGTTTCGAGTTTGTTGATAATAAACTTTTCAATAGGAAGGTGTCGACAGATTTTGTGAGCAGGTTGGAAGATGTGGTGCCGAGTATATCTACAACCAAAATGAGAACTGACTCGAGAGGAAAATTGTTGAATCTAAATGTTAGGGGGCAGAGTTCAATGCGTTCTAATGTTTGGCCATTAATTGTTTTAGATGGTATGCCATATCAAGGTGATTTTAATAATATCAATCCAAATGATATTGAAAATATCACCGTGCTGAAAGATGCCGCAGCTTCGTCGATCTGGGGAGCGCAATCTGGGAATGGGGTGATTGTTATAACGACAAAAAAAGCTCAGTTTAATTCGTCAGCAAGACTCAGTTTTAATAGCAATTTTACGATCGTAGATAAACCTGATCTATTCTATCAGCCAGCCATGACGTCTAAAGATTATATAGAAGCTGAGCGCTATTTGTTTGATAAGGGAGCATACGATTATAAATTGGATGATATTTTTAATCGATTGTCTCCAGTTCTGCTTTTATTAAAAGATGCACGTAATAATGAAATATCCAGTACACAACTGGAACTTGAATTAGATAAATTAAAAGAGATTGATTCTAGAAAAGACTTCTCGAAGTATATCTATCGAAAAGCAGTTAAACAGCAGTATAGTGCTCAACTGACAGCTGGCTCGGCCAAGTTTTCAAATCTGTTTTCAGTGGGATTTGATAAAAATTTAAATCAAGTCGTTACCTCTTCCAATGAAAGACTTAATCTGAGGAATTATTTTCAGATGAAACCACTTAACAATCTATCTTTTGGTATTGATATGAGAGTTACAGAAGTTAAAAATAAAGAGTTTGGATATAGTAATTTGAATCAATATCAATTAATGTTCGGAGGTAACTATCCCTATGCCCGATTGGCTGATGAAAATGGAAATCCTGTTGAAGTTATTGGAAATGGACCACTTCCTGCATATCAGGATACGGCAGGTAATGGCCGGTTATTGAGTTGGAAGTATTTTCCGCTTGCGGAATTGGATCAGAGTTCGCAACAGATCAATACGAGAGAAAATATTATAAATTTTGACTCTAAATGGGAAATCATAAAAGGATTAAATCTTTATGGTTTGTTTTCGTATCGTAAATCAAACAGCGTAGATGAAACATTGCTAGGAGCTGAATCTTATTATATGAGGCAACTGATTAATTCTTATGCTGTTTACGATGATCAATCGATCAAATGGAACATACCTAACGGTGATAAAATGTCTATTTACAATAGTGAAAATACAGCACAGCAAGGAAGGTTACAAGTTAATTATGATATAAAATGGAAAGATAGGCACGAATTAAATGCAATAGCGGGCTACGAAATGAGGCAAAATATATCGAAGTCAAACAGCAGTATTTATTTTGGTTATAATAAAGATAGACTGATGTACAGCCCTGTAGATTATGTTTCTCAATTGCCATTAGCAAATGGGTATTTGGGTACATCACGAATATTTGCTGAAATGCCGTTATCTCATATCAATAATCGGTTTGTTTCCTATTTTACTAATGCATCCTATTCATTTGATGCTAAGTATATTTTAAGTGCGAGTGCACGGAAAGATGCATCCAATTTATTTGGTGTAAAATCCAATAACAGAGGTAAACCCTTTTGGTCTGTTGGCGCCTCTTGGGTGATGTCGAACGAATCATTTATTAAAGATTATGATGGTATTGCTTATCTGAAACTTCGTGCTACGTATGGTCACAATGGAAATATCAACAATAATACTGCGGCCTATCCCATCATGTCTTTGCAGAATCAAGTACATCCGATAACAAATCTGCCTTATGCGCGGATACAGTCTCCGCCAAATCCAACTTTAAGATGGGAAACTGTTGGTATGCTTAACTTCGGTTTGGATTTTGCAACAAAAGATCATCGGATTTCAGGATCAATTGAATATTATAGAAAAACTCCTCGCGACCTTATATCTTCTACAAGAATTGATCCTACATCCGGTTTTACTTCTTTATCTGTTAATAGTGCTAATCTTTTGGGAACCGGAGTAGACCTATCGTTACAAAGTAAGAATGTGATAAGTAGAAATTTTGCATGGTTAAGTAATGTTGTATTTTCCTATAATCGTACTAAAGTAACCAAGTCCTATTTAAGTAACACAAGGGCCAACAATTATATTGCAGGTGCCGGCTCCATTATACAATCTCCGGTAGAGGGTGGGGACCTTTTTGGACAGTATGCATTTAAATGGGCTGGTCTTGACCCTGAAACTGGAAAGCCACAAGGATATGTTGATGGTGCTGTGTCGAAGGACTATGCTGCTATTTATAACGGAACACAGATAGCTGATGCAGACAATATGGGTTCTTTAGTTCCACTGTATTTTGGCGCATTACGCAACACCTTCACATTTAAAAATTGGGAAGCTTCTTTTAATATCAGTTTTCAGCTTGGCCATGTTTTTATGCGGCATTCTTTCAATGATTACATGTTCTGGGAATATGAAACAGGCCATAAGGATTATGCTCGAAGATGGCAAAAACCTGGCGATGAAAAATGGACAGATGTTCCTGCTTTTAATTATCCGGTCGATTATAATGCTTCGATGTTCTACAATTATTCATCTGCATTGGTGGAGAAAGCAGATCAGATCAAATTGCGTGATTTTCAATTATCTTATCGGTTCACTTCTTCTAAACTAATAAAAAACCCACAGGTTTATTGTTATGCTCAAAACTTAGGGACGATATGGAGAGCGAATAAATTTGGTATTGATCCAGAATATGGAATAAGCAGCCCAGATGCATTAGCCGTTTCATTAGGTTTAAAATTTTCACTTTAA